Genomic window (Marinobacter szutsaonensis):
TGCTGTATGGGCCGGTCTGGGAATTCTTCTGGTGGCGCTGATTGGCTGGCTGGCGTTTGGCCAGCGGCTGGATCTGCCGGCGGTAATCGGGATGACGCTGATAGTTTCGGGAGTGCTCATTATCAGTCTGCTGTCAAAATCCAGTGCCCACTAATGCAATTAAACCGAAGGACCCGGTTGATGAGGTTCAGGTAGCCCCATGAAAGAAGATGATCTGGATACATTGCTGGAAACGATTCCGGATGTGCGGGATGGCCTGACCCGTACCGAACGGATCATCCTGTATGTGCTGCACGAAACCCAGCGGGAGCTCAACGGCCGCAACGTGCCTACGGTAATGCTCTATGGCCGGGTGCTGGAGTATGTGAATATCAGTGAGCAGGAGCTCCACGTTTATCTGGACCGGCTGGGTGTCAAAGGAGACGGATAACCTTGGTTTACTACATCACGAAAGTGGCTGTGACTGCTGTCCTGGTGGTCCTCATTTCTGAAATCGCCAAGCGCAGCTCCGTCATTGGCGCCATTCTCGCTTCGGTCCCGCTGACCTCGGTCCTCGCCATGATCTGGCTGTATGTGGATACGGGGGATATTCAGAAGATCAGTGACCTGGCCTCCAGCATCTTCTGGCTGGTACTGCCGTCCCTGGCGCTGTTTATCGCTCTGCCCTTGTTGCTGGGCAAGGGCATGAATTTCTACCTGAGCCTGATTATTTCGATTGGTATCACTGCGATTTGTTACCTGGTGATGGTGCTTGTATTAAAGCACTTCGGGATCAGTCATTAGCCCGGATTGAGCGGGTCGAATCGGTAGTAGTCCTTTAGGGCCTTGAACACTTTTGGCTGCTCGTGCCGCAAGTGCGCCGGCTGCTGGAAGAACGCTTCGGTCAGCACCGCGAAGAATTCCGCCGGCTCGGTGGCGCCATAAGGATCGAGCCAGGGCTTGTGGTGGTGCTCGATGGTGTTTTGCAGGTGTTCGTAGGCTTCCGTCATGGTCTGCTGCCAATGGCTCGCCTGCTCGCCGCTGAGCGGAGGTGCGCCGTCGGCGGAGCCGTCCAGGTAATCCAGCTGGTGGGCGAACTCGTGGAGGATCACGTTATGGGGGCTGTGGGAATCGTTGGCGGCATGCTCGCATTCGCTCCAGGCCAGTACCACCTGCCCGTGGCTGGAGGCCTCGCCCGCCCGCACTTCCTCACCTTCGTGAACGATCATGCCGTGTTCCCAGGCGTGCTGTACGCGGTAGACATCCGGGTACACCAGGATGCTGCGGATATCGTCATAGTGGGAGAAGGAGCGTCCGAGCAGCAGGAGGCAGGCGTGGCCGGCAATGGTCAGTCGAACGCGCTCGTCCACTTCAAAACCGTCGCAGCCGTAAAAGTCTTTCTCCGACAGGAAAAGCTGAACCAGGCTTTCCAGAATTTCTTTTTGTGGTTTCGGCAACCGGCGGTAGAAGGGTACCTGCTGCTCAAGCACTGGGCGCCACTGTTCAGGAAAAGGCTCGCTGAGCTCCCGTTTGCGGCGCCAGGTCCGGTAGAAAAACAGGTAGAACACCGAGACCGAAATCACGATGACCGCAAAAACGGCAAATACGAGGGGGGATGACATACTGCTCCTGCCGGATGGGCGTCAACTCAATTCTGATCATACCCTAAAGCCTCAAGGCTTGCTGAAACTGCTGGGCGGTGACCGCCCCTCAGTCCCCGATCAGACCTGCTCGATCAATACCGGAACAGGCCGGCATGCGCTGCTGGAGGCTCCGGCACTGCCTTTGTTGCCAGTTGGCTTCATGACAGGTTGGCTTTGTGGCGGGGTGCGCTTATGCTCATCACACATATTTCTCATCCGGGAGCTGTTATATGAGTCTGGCTATTGCTTTGCACGTCCTTTCCGCCGTTATCTGGGTCGGTGGCATGTTTTTCGCCTACATGGCCATGCGGCCGGC
Coding sequences:
- a CDS encoding DUF3147 family protein, with translation MVYYITKVAVTAVLVVLISEIAKRSSVIGAILASVPLTSVLAMIWLYVDTGDIQKISDLASSIFWLVLPSLALFIALPLLLGKGMNFYLSLIISIGITAICYLVMVLVLKHFGISH
- a CDS encoding M90 family metallopeptidase — encoded protein: MSSPLVFAVFAVIVISVSVFYLFFYRTWRRKRELSEPFPEQWRPVLEQQVPFYRRLPKPQKEILESLVQLFLSEKDFYGCDGFEVDERVRLTIAGHACLLLLGRSFSHYDDIRSILVYPDVYRVQHAWEHGMIVHEGEEVRAGEASSHGQVVLAWSECEHAANDSHSPHNVILHEFAHQLDYLDGSADGAPPLSGEQASHWQQTMTEAYEHLQNTIEHHHKPWLDPYGATEPAEFFAVLTEAFFQQPAHLRHEQPKVFKALKDYYRFDPLNPG